A single genomic interval of Halostella salina harbors:
- a CDS encoding glycosyltransferase family protein, which translates to MEYVQERITTLHAFDDPTPAAPTDRSAVVVPMTDREHAGLAAEHVLTTLAEVDPARVVVPLRAPADRVPAFVEWLDTFDAPTELLWCNAPGVEAVLDDAGLDDGFGKGRDVWLALGVASETADYVAVHDADATTYSASHVPRLLAPLADGHAFSKGYYARVENGRLYGRLFRLFYAPLVRALADAHDVPVLDYLAAFRYALAGEFAMTADLARDLRAQRAWGLEVGTLGDAFEHAGFAGTAQVDLGRHEHDHRSVSGPTGLADMARQVGAALFRVVEAGGVSPDYGTLPERYRDAAGALVRQYAADASFNGLDYDPAAEREQVAAYADAVEEPGADDRLPAWSETAIAPETVAGASAEAIERVTGGGR; encoded by the coding sequence ATGGAGTACGTTCAGGAGCGGATCACGACGCTCCACGCGTTCGACGACCCGACGCCGGCGGCCCCGACCGACCGGAGCGCGGTCGTCGTCCCGATGACCGACCGGGAGCACGCCGGACTGGCCGCCGAGCACGTCCTGACGACGCTCGCCGAGGTCGACCCCGCCCGGGTCGTCGTCCCTCTCCGTGCGCCCGCCGACCGCGTCCCGGCGTTCGTGGAGTGGCTCGACACCTTCGACGCGCCGACCGAACTGCTGTGGTGCAACGCGCCCGGCGTCGAGGCGGTGCTCGACGACGCCGGCCTCGACGACGGCTTCGGCAAGGGCCGGGACGTGTGGCTGGCGCTCGGCGTCGCGAGCGAAACCGCCGACTACGTCGCGGTCCACGACGCCGACGCGACGACGTACTCTGCGAGCCACGTCCCGCGCCTGCTCGCGCCGCTCGCCGACGGCCACGCGTTCTCGAAGGGGTACTACGCCCGCGTGGAGAACGGCCGGCTGTACGGCCGGCTGTTCCGGCTGTTCTACGCGCCGCTGGTGCGCGCGCTCGCCGACGCCCACGACGTGCCGGTGCTCGACTACCTCGCCGCGTTCCGCTACGCGCTCGCCGGCGAGTTCGCCATGACCGCCGACCTCGCGCGGGACCTCCGCGCCCAGCGCGCCTGGGGGCTGGAGGTCGGCACGCTCGGCGACGCGTTCGAACACGCCGGCTTCGCCGGCACCGCACAGGTCGACCTGGGTCGCCACGAGCACGACCACCGTTCTGTTTCGGGTCCGACGGGGCTTGCCGACATGGCCCGACAGGTCGGCGCGGCGCTGTTCCGGGTCGTCGAGGCGGGCGGCGTCTCCCCCGACTACGGGACGCTGCCCGAACGCTACCGCGACGCCGCCGGGGCGCTCGTCCGCCAGTACGCCGCCGACGCGTCGTTCAACGGCCTCGACTACGACCCGGCGGCCGAGCGCGAGCAGGTGGCGGCGTACGCCGACGCGGTCGAGGAACCGGGCGCGGACGACCGCCTGCCCGCGTGGTCCGAGACGGCGATCGCGCCCGAGACGGTCGCCGGCGCCTCCGCCGAGGCGATCGAGCGCGTGACCGGCGGGGGCCGCTGA